In a single window of the Acidobacteriota bacterium genome:
- the larA gene encoding nickel-dependent lactate racemase produces MAVISLKYGSQELSLKFDPDLFDIIEASEPTTPLSDSEVGRKLDSPIGHSNIEEYVEKGGSVLLVVPDATRSSASGQIVNLLVRRLIASGIQPFDIRAIIATGIHRKTTDAEKADILTPFIYQRIKTLDHEPKDLMGLIRVGETATGVPVELNRALFEHDHVFLIGSVSFHYFAGFTGGRKLICPGLASSRTISETHKLAFDCETLSRRKGVGTGMLKGNPVHEAFLQAAAFVPRPFLITTLVNEAGECVDIFCGDLSASHEAACTAYAKNHSVTIKEKRDLVIASCGGSPYDINLIQAHKTLENASKACVDGGTIVLLAECQEGLGRDDMGKWFDAADSRDLAVRLCQKYQVNGQTAWSIREKSERFNILIVSNFDEDSVRSFGFEKIEFSALEQLVGTGGRTGYIVPRAASVNIKEKSRPN; encoded by the coding sequence ATGGCCGTTATATCTCTTAAATATGGCAGCCAGGAGCTAAGCCTCAAATTTGACCCAGATCTTTTTGACATCATCGAAGCGTCAGAACCGACAACTCCTCTTTCTGATTCTGAGGTCGGACGCAAGTTGGATTCTCCCATTGGCCATAGCAACATCGAGGAATACGTCGAAAAGGGTGGCTCTGTTTTGTTGGTCGTCCCTGATGCTACTCGATCGTCCGCGTCCGGACAGATCGTCAACCTCCTTGTGCGGCGTCTAATTGCATCAGGGATCCAACCCTTTGATATTAGAGCGATCATCGCGACCGGTATTCACAGAAAGACAACGGACGCCGAGAAGGCTGACATCCTCACGCCTTTTATTTACCAACGAATAAAGACTCTGGACCACGAGCCCAAGGACCTCATGGGTCTTATTAGGGTGGGTGAAACTGCGACGGGAGTTCCTGTGGAATTAAATCGAGCGTTGTTCGAGCATGACCACGTTTTCTTGATCGGAAGCGTTTCGTTTCATTACTTTGCCGGGTTTACGGGAGGGCGAAAGCTCATTTGTCCGGGATTGGCGTCGTCTCGCACTATATCCGAGACTCACAAGCTGGCTTTCGATTGCGAAACGCTTTCACGCCGAAAGGGCGTTGGGACAGGGATGCTAAAGGGCAATCCGGTTCATGAGGCATTCCTGCAAGCCGCAGCGTTTGTCCCGCGTCCATTTCTGATCACTACGCTCGTTAATGAGGCCGGAGAATGTGTAGACATTTTTTGTGGCGACCTGTCAGCATCACATGAGGCCGCTTGTACGGCCTACGCCAAGAACCATTCGGTGACCATCAAAGAGAAACGTGATCTGGTGATAGCTTCGTGCGGCGGATCGCCATACGACATAAATCTGATTCAGGCTCACAAGACCCTGGAAAATGCCTCGAAGGCTTGCGTAGATGGGGGAACGATCGTTTTGCTGGCTGAGTGCCAAGAGGGGCTCGGACGAGATGATATGGGGAAGTGGTTTGATGCCGCTGACAGTCGGGATCTTGCTGTGCGGCTCTGCCAAAAATATCAGGTGAATGGCCAAACGGCTTGGAGCATTAGAGAGAAGTCCGAGCGGTTCAATATTTTGATCGTCAGCAATTTTGATGAGGATTCTGTTCGATCATTTGGGTTCGAAAAGATCGAGTTTTCTGCACTTGAACAACTTGTAGGAACCGGTGGTAGGACAGGCTATATTGTTCCACGTGCCGCATCCGTCAACATAAAAGAAAAATCCCGCCCGAACTGA